One region of Vigna angularis cultivar LongXiaoDou No.4 chromosome 10, ASM1680809v1, whole genome shotgun sequence genomic DNA includes:
- the LOC108335273 gene encoding transcription factor TGA2.2-like isoform X2 — protein MKNMQGFKTAQASSQLYCHSSFLLRGNDGNRNPTTGFCDLGDLHHSSAVFHQEAGVDLGSSSMFSVKSSNVVGDSNMQYGTLSTNVGSSQIGSSGGGCMDTGLQLMYHKGVSMQTLPLGNGHVDNWADSGIVDNSQQTDDTSTDIDTDDRIQSKDQTKVKPEDQKTLRRLAQNREAAKKSRLRKKAYVQQLENSRVKLVQLEQELQRARQQGILIGTEGNQGHLAVGNGALAFDMEYAHWVDEHQHLLNDLRLAVNSQMSDDELHILVEGVRVHYNELFTLKRIGAKADIFHILHGTWKTPVERRFMWLGGFRSSELLKIIKDHLEPLTEQQLLDICNLQKSSLQSEDALEKGMEALEQYLVETLSSTSLGPTGNGNVADYMDQMALAMAKLGELEGLLHQADLLKQHYLRQLQRILTVRQTARAFLVQNDFISRLRALSSLWLARPRE, from the exons ATGAAAAATATGCAAGGCTTCAAGACAGCACAAGCAAGTTCACAACTCTACTGCCACTCTTCATTTTTGCTTCG GGGAAACGACGGCAACCGAAACCCCACCACCGGGTTCTGTGATCTTGGGGACCTTCACCATTCCTCTGCCGTTTTTCATCAAGAAGCTGGTGTTGATTTAGGCTCAA GTTCTATGTTTAGTGTGAAGTCAAGCAATGTTGTTGGTGACAGTAACATGCAATATGGAACATTGAGCACG AATGTTGGGTCTTCGCAGATTGGTTCAAGTGGGGGAGGGTGCATGGATACAGGGCTGCAACTGATGTACCACAAAGGAGTGTCTATGCAAACTTTGCCTTTGGGTAATGGTCATGTTGACAATTGGGCTGATTCAGGCATAGTGGATAATAGCCAACAAACTGATGATACTTCCACAGATATTGATACTGATGATAGAATCCAA TCCAAGGATCAGACAAAGGTCAAACCTGAAGATCAGAAG ACCCTTCGTAGACTGGCTCAGAATCGAGAGGCTGCGAAGAAGAGTCGGTTAAGGAAAAAG GCATATGTACAGCAATTGGAGAACAGCCGAGTCAAGCTTGTTCAATTAGAGCAAGAACTTCAACGAGCACGTCAGCAG GGTATACTTATTGGGACTGAAGGGAATCAAGGTCATTTGGCTGTGGGAAATG GTGCCTTGGCATTTGACATGGAATATGCTCACTGGGTTGATGAACACCAACATTTGCTCAATGATCTAAGATTGGCTGTAAATTCTCAAATGAGTGATGATGAGTTACACATCCTTGTTGAAGGTGTCAGGGTACATTATAATGAGTTATTTACGTTAAAGAGAATAGGAGCAAAGGCTGATATATTTCACATACTTCATGGAACGTGGAAAACTCCAGTGGAAAGACGTTTTATGTGGCTTGGTGGATTCCGTTCGTCTGAACTGCTAAAG ATCATCAAGGACCACCTTGAGCCATTGACAGAGCAGCAGTTGTTGGACATTTGTAATTTGCAAAAATCTTCTCTCCAGTCTGAGGATGCTTTAGAAAAAGGTATGGAAGCGTTGGAACAATATCTTGTGGAAACACTTTCCTCCACCTCCCTTGGACCCACTGGTAATGGAAATGTTGCTGATTACATGGACCAAATGGCTCTTGCAATGGCCAAGCTTGGTGAACTAGAAGGTCTCCTTCACCAG GCTGATCTCTTGAAGCAACATTATCTTCGACAGTTGCAACGAATTTTGACAGTACGCCAAACCGCCAGGGCATTCCTTGTCCAAAATGATTTCATTTCAAGACTAAGAGCACTTAGTTCATTATGGTTGGCACGCCCTAGAGAATAA
- the LOC108335273 gene encoding transcription factor TGA2.2-like isoform X1, which produces MKNMQGFKTAQASSQLYCHSSFLLRGNDGNRNPTTGFCDLGDLHHSSAVFHQEAGVDLGSSSMFSVKSSNVVGDSNMQYGTLSTNVGSSQIGSSGGGCMDTGLQLMYHKGVSMQTLPLGNGHVDNWADSGIVDNSQQTDDTSTDIDTDDRIQCNRVKNGSRMLMQSKDQTKVKPEDQKTLRRLAQNREAAKKSRLRKKAYVQQLENSRVKLVQLEQELQRARQQGILIGTEGNQGHLAVGNGALAFDMEYAHWVDEHQHLLNDLRLAVNSQMSDDELHILVEGVRVHYNELFTLKRIGAKADIFHILHGTWKTPVERRFMWLGGFRSSELLKIIKDHLEPLTEQQLLDICNLQKSSLQSEDALEKGMEALEQYLVETLSSTSLGPTGNGNVADYMDQMALAMAKLGELEGLLHQADLLKQHYLRQLQRILTVRQTARAFLVQNDFISRLRALSSLWLARPRE; this is translated from the exons ATGAAAAATATGCAAGGCTTCAAGACAGCACAAGCAAGTTCACAACTCTACTGCCACTCTTCATTTTTGCTTCG GGGAAACGACGGCAACCGAAACCCCACCACCGGGTTCTGTGATCTTGGGGACCTTCACCATTCCTCTGCCGTTTTTCATCAAGAAGCTGGTGTTGATTTAGGCTCAA GTTCTATGTTTAGTGTGAAGTCAAGCAATGTTGTTGGTGACAGTAACATGCAATATGGAACATTGAGCACG AATGTTGGGTCTTCGCAGATTGGTTCAAGTGGGGGAGGGTGCATGGATACAGGGCTGCAACTGATGTACCACAAAGGAGTGTCTATGCAAACTTTGCCTTTGGGTAATGGTCATGTTGACAATTGGGCTGATTCAGGCATAGTGGATAATAGCCAACAAACTGATGATACTTCCACAGATATTGATACTGATGATAGAATCCAA TGCAATAGAGTTAAGAATGGCTCACGTATGCTTATGCAGTCCAAGGATCAGACAAAGGTCAAACCTGAAGATCAGAAG ACCCTTCGTAGACTGGCTCAGAATCGAGAGGCTGCGAAGAAGAGTCGGTTAAGGAAAAAG GCATATGTACAGCAATTGGAGAACAGCCGAGTCAAGCTTGTTCAATTAGAGCAAGAACTTCAACGAGCACGTCAGCAG GGTATACTTATTGGGACTGAAGGGAATCAAGGTCATTTGGCTGTGGGAAATG GTGCCTTGGCATTTGACATGGAATATGCTCACTGGGTTGATGAACACCAACATTTGCTCAATGATCTAAGATTGGCTGTAAATTCTCAAATGAGTGATGATGAGTTACACATCCTTGTTGAAGGTGTCAGGGTACATTATAATGAGTTATTTACGTTAAAGAGAATAGGAGCAAAGGCTGATATATTTCACATACTTCATGGAACGTGGAAAACTCCAGTGGAAAGACGTTTTATGTGGCTTGGTGGATTCCGTTCGTCTGAACTGCTAAAG ATCATCAAGGACCACCTTGAGCCATTGACAGAGCAGCAGTTGTTGGACATTTGTAATTTGCAAAAATCTTCTCTCCAGTCTGAGGATGCTTTAGAAAAAGGTATGGAAGCGTTGGAACAATATCTTGTGGAAACACTTTCCTCCACCTCCCTTGGACCCACTGGTAATGGAAATGTTGCTGATTACATGGACCAAATGGCTCTTGCAATGGCCAAGCTTGGTGAACTAGAAGGTCTCCTTCACCAG GCTGATCTCTTGAAGCAACATTATCTTCGACAGTTGCAACGAATTTTGACAGTACGCCAAACCGCCAGGGCATTCCTTGTCCAAAATGATTTCATTTCAAGACTAAGAGCACTTAGTTCATTATGGTTGGCACGCCCTAGAGAATAA
- the LOC128194446 gene encoding uncharacterized protein LOC128194446 translates to MEEQFDDDSFYAEIRRHILQLTSEDEDLSVEKAFGEGGVGGSTRPPALAKHSCSWETQSSRSPHLTVNLWKSGRGTGVFIPRAVTAKKYQRSGTMNGRKQIYKPVANKY, encoded by the exons ATGGAGGAACAGTTTGATGATGATAGTTTTTATGCTGAGATTAGGAGGCATATTCTGCAATTGACatcagaagatgaagatttaTCAGTTGAAAAAGCTTTCGGAGAAGGTGGTGTTGGTGGTTCAACAAGGCCACCAGCACTTGCAAAACACTCTTGCTCATGGGAAACACAAAGTTCGAGATCACCTCATTTGACTGTGAATTTGTGGAAGAGTGGAAGAGGTACTGGGGTGTTCATTCCCCGAGCTGTGACTGCTAAAAAATATCAGAGATCAG GAACAATGAATGGCAGAAAGCAAATATATAAACCAGTGGCAAATAAGTATTGA